Proteins encoded in a region of the Zea mays cultivar B73 chromosome 2, Zm-B73-REFERENCE-NAM-5.0, whole genome shotgun sequence genome:
- the LOC109944116 gene encoding protein FAR-RED IMPAIRED RESPONSE 1-like: MEFISSMQESRIPQHCIMDYVSEMHGGPESVPVTAQDMYNLKKAKQRERNANDVAKLLSFFASCKKDNPQFFSDFQLDKEGKILSIFWSHASQQGDYIDFGDAVTFDTTHKTNLYEKPLGMFVGSNHHLHCTIFAFALLGDETVDTFEWVFNAFKTCMGTEGPRVMLTGMTDNNELNIKILQCQ, translated from the exons ATGGAGTTCATAAGTTCAATGCAAGAGAGTCGAATCCCGCAACATTGTATTATGGATTATGTATCAGAAATGCACGGTGGTCCTGAGAGTGTGCCTGTAACAGCACAGGACATGTATAACCT GAAAAAGGCAAAGCAACGAGaaagaaatgcaaatgatgtgGCAAAGCTACTATCCTTTTTTGCATCCTGCAAAAAggataatccacaatttttctcTGACTTCCAATTGGATAAAGAAGGCAAGATTTTAAGCATATTTTGGTCACATGCAAGCCAGCAAGGGGATTACATTGATTTTGGTGATGCGGTTACATTTGACACAACACATAAGACTAATCTGTATGAAAAACCACTAGGTATGTTTGTTGGTTCAAATCACCACCTACATTGCACTATATTTGCTTTCGCATTGTTGGGGGATGAAACTGTTGATACATTTGAATGGGTATTCAACGccttcaaaacatgcatgggaaccgaaggtccacgagtgatgctgacaggtatGACTGATAATAATGAATTAAAT atcaagatcctgcaatgccagTAG